GATCAGTGGGTTCTCCGGGTGGTGTCACAGGGACTCCTGATAGACTTCACTCAGACACCACCCCACCGATTTTTCGTATCCAGACTGCCGGCCAAAGACTCAGACAGAAACAAATTCCTCTCCGTCATACAAGACCTCGCCTTAGCGGGAACCATACAACCCGTTCCTCCAAAGGCCAAAGGAAGAGGCTACTATTCCAACCTCTTCATGGTTCCCAAGAAAGACGGTTCCCTCAGACCCGTCTTAGACCTCAAGGATCTCAATCCCTTCGTCAGAAAAtgccatttcaaaatggaatcgATTCAGTCGGTTCTATCATCCATGGAAGAAAACGAGTTCATGACTGTCATAGACATCAAGGACGCATATCTTCACATACCGATCCACCCAGCGCATCATGGCTTCCTCAGATTCTACGTGAATGGGCAGCATTGGCAGTTCGTAGCCCTTCCATTCGGTCTGTCATCAGCTCCACGCACGTTTACGAAGGTCATGGCGGCAGCATTGGAGGACCTAAGACTCACGGGCATATCGGTTATCCCCTATTTGGACGACCTCTTGGTCAAGGGTCCATCCGCACCAGTAACCCTCCTTCACACATCCCACGTCCTACAGAGCCTAACCACACTGGGCTAGACGATCAACTTCACCAAGTCGAAACTTCACCCAACTCAGTCAATAGAGTACCTGGGTCTCATCCTAGACTCCAGACAAGGGAAAGCCTTCCTGCCACGAGACAAGGCCGAGATCCTTCAGAACCGAATTCGATCTCTCCTGGGACCCCACCGCATTCCCCTTCGAGCAGCCATGCAGACTCTGGGCACGATGGTTGCCTCCTTCCCGGCGATTCCGTATGCACAAGCCCACACCAGATCTCTTCAACACACCATCCTTCTACACCAACGCAGAGATCGAACCAACCTCGATCGCCTGATTGCCATCCCGAACCCAGTGCAGATCTCTCTTCAATGGTGGCTTCACCCACATCGGACATCTCGGGGAAAACTATTTCCACCCCATCACTGGACGGTCCTAACCACAGATGCCAGTCTACGCGGGTGGGGCGGAGTCGTAGGCCAAACCACTGTACAGGGCCTCTGGACTCCGGAAGAAACGAGACTGCCCATCAACCTCCTGGAGCTCAGAGCGATACGCTACTCCCTCGAACGCACGGAGCCGTTGCTCCGGGGACTACCGGTGCGGATACAGTCCGACAACGTGACGGCCGTAGCCTACATAAATCATCAGGGCG
This sequence is a window from Xenopus laevis strain J_2021 chromosome 7S, Xenopus_laevis_v10.1, whole genome shotgun sequence. Protein-coding genes within it:
- the LOC108705728 gene encoding uncharacterized protein LOC108705728 isoform X2 translates to MAQQDSGSVGSPGGVTGTPDRLHSDTTPPIFRIQTAGQRLRQKQIPLRHTRPRLSGNHTTRSSKGQRKRLLFQPLHGSQERRFPQTRLRPQGSQSLRQKMPFQNGIDSVGSIIHGRKRVHDCHRHQGRISSHTDPPSASWLPQILREWAALAVRSPSIRSVISSTHVYEGHGGSIGGPKTHGHIGYPLFGRPLGQGSIRTSNPPSHIPRPTEPNHTGLDDQLHQVETSPNSVNRVPGSHPRLQTRESLPATRQGRDPSEPNSISPGTPPHSPSSSHADSGHDGCLLPGDSVCTSPHQISSTHHPSTPTQRSNQPRSPDCHPEPSADLSSMVASPTSDISGKTISTPSLDGPNHRCQSTRVGRSRRPNHCTGPLDSGRNETAHQPPGAQSDTLLPRTHGAVAPGTTGADTVRQRDGRSLHKSSGRNQKSQCPQGSSGDPKVGRRQCSSVIRGPHSRRGQLDSRLSEQGNHRSRGMEPPPR